Below is a genomic region from Aminiphilus circumscriptus DSM 16581.
CATTCATCCCCTTCTCCCCCCTTTACGCGTCCATTGTCTCGGGCTTCTGCGCCGCGTGGGGATGAGCCGTCCCACGGTAGACCTTGAGTTTCCGAAACATGCTGCGGCCGAGCACGCTCTTGGGAAGCATGCCTTTGACGACCCGTTCGAAGAGGCGTTCCGGCTGCTTCTTGAGCATTTCTCCCATGGGAACGGATTTGAGACCGCCGCTGTAGCCGGTGTACCGATGCACCATGCTCCGCTGCGCCTTCCTCCCCGTAAGCAGAACTTTGTCTGCGTTGATCACGACGACGAAGTCACCACAATCCACATGGGATGTATAGGTCGGCTTGTGCTTGCCCATGAGAACTCTCGCCACCTTGACAGCAAGACGGCCAAGAGGTAGTTCCGCTGCGTCCACCACATACCACTTGCGCTGGACCTCCTCGCGCTTGGCCATGAAGGAACGGCTGCCGATCATCGAACCTCACTCCTTCTCAAAATCAGAACATCGCTTACGCGAACATATGTACCGTCACAAAAGCAACGGTTATTCTAGAAGAGTTCCTTCGACACTGTCAAGAAGGAGATTCGGAGTACCGTGGGGGGGGACTCCTGTCACACAACCCGCATGTCGGGAACGGCTTCTTCCGCAGGAACACTCGAAGACTCGTGGAACTCTATGATAAAAACACGGGTTCCCACCAAGGGGGAATCCGGGTCTTCTCTTCTCCACCATTTTGCCAGCTCCGCTCAATGAACCACTAAAGAACCCTGTGAAGTCGTGGGTTCTCCTGGCGTCCGGGCACCCGGCCCCGTTTGGCGATGGGACGACCGTCCACTTCTTTCAGATCCATGGTCATGTCCCGGGGAGTGGCATGGGTGATGTAGCTTCCAACCCCGAAAACATCGGCGCCGCAAGCCGAGAGAAGACGAATTCTCTCGGGCGTGAGTCCTCCGGAAACGATGATCTTCACATGGGGGAAACCCGCTCCGTCGAGACGTCGCCTGATCTCATCCACGAGACCCGGGGTGACACCACCCCGCTCGCCTGGCGTGTCGAGACGGATCCCGGAGAGGCGATCACCAAGGGCAGCGGCGATGCGAAGCGTCTCCTCCGCCTCGTCCTTGAACGTGTCCACCAGCACGATCCGGGGCTCACCCCCGGGAAGACTTTTGTCGTAGACCTCGGCGATGCGCAGCGTATCCCCCGCCACAAGAATGGCCGCATGGGGAATGGTTCCCTTCGGAACGACGCCGGCAAGCTTTGCCCCGAGAATGCAACTGGCACCGTTACATCCTCCGGCCACGACAGCGGCACGCTCCATGACGGAGGAAACCGCCGGATGCACGTGCCTGGCGCCGAAACAGAGAACGCTCTTGCCTTCGGCGGCCTCAACGCAGCGCCGGGCAGCCGTCGCCCATCCGGTGGAACTGCACAGCATGCCGAGAATGACCGTCTCGTACATGCCGAAGGCACCGTACGAACCGGAAATCCGACAGACCGTCTCTTTCGGGCA
It encodes:
- a CDS encoding nicotinate phosphoribosyltransferase — protein: MFSDRLDSLDDVVRLQVAPERLYSATHEEIFAGHTTDVYFVKTRDVLGACGLLETPVTAEIFAREEGVFAGIGEVVRLLRDKGVVVEALEEGATFCPKETVCRISGSYGAFGMYETVILGMLCSSTGWATAARRCVEAAEGKSVLCFGARHVHPAVSSVMERAAVVAGGCNGASCILGAKLAGVVPKGTIPHAAILVAGDTLRIAEVYDKSLPGGEPRIVLVDTFKDEAEETLRIAAALGDRLSGIRLDTPGERGGVTPGLVDEIRRRLDGAGFPHVKIIVSGGLTPERIRLLSACGADVFGVGSYITHATPRDMTMDLKEVDGRPIAKRGRVPGRQENPRLHRVL
- the rplM gene encoding 50S ribosomal protein L13, with the protein product MIGSRSFMAKREEVQRKWYVVDAAELPLGRLAVKVARVLMGKHKPTYTSHVDCGDFVVVINADKVLLTGRKAQRSMVHRYTGYSGGLKSVPMGEMLKKQPERLFERVVKGMLPKSVLGRSMFRKLKVYRGTAHPHAAQKPETMDA